One genomic segment of Gossypium arboreum isolate Shixiya-1 chromosome 3, ASM2569848v2, whole genome shotgun sequence includes these proteins:
- the LOC108475848 gene encoding uncharacterized protein LOC108475848 — MNGYKDDSYSCYFHPKQQVIGVCPLCLNDRLLLLASKQPRHSSSSSSSSTRGSHGFIQGFSLKKPPINKLPKIFALGSLLNHLEFKHWKPGNSDDDVLDVSTSQEDSFISIKFEENGVGSWENGKVSKGSIEHCSKSWNPTLTKAITKEPNLTSKTVIEHAKPRASLKWRKWIGQLSQLIKWKRSSKATVCHMGSKVNGINLMGKGWIGTLTKRTKE, encoded by the exons ATGAATGGGTATAAGGATGACAGTTACAGCTGCTATTTCCATCCTAAACAACAGGTTATCGGGGTTTGCCCTTTGTGCTTAAATGATAGGCTTCTTCTCCTAGCTTCAAAGCAACCCCGACACTCTTCTTCTTCATCCTCATCTTCTACCAGAGGCAGCCATGGATTTATTCAAGGTTTTTCACTAAAGAAACCACCCATCAACAAGCTCCCTAAGATCTTTGCTTTAGGCTCATTGCTCAATCATCTTGAGTTCAAGCATTGGAAACCTGGAAATTCTGATGATGATGTTCTTGATGTTTCAACCAGTCAAGAAG ACTCCTTTATCTCTATCAAGTTTGAAGAGAATGGTGTTGGTTCATGGGAAAATGGCAAAGTTTCCAAGGGCTCAATTGAGCATTGCAGCAAGTCCTGGAACCCCACCTTGACAAAGGCGATCACCAAGGAACCAAATCTGACCAGTAAGACTGTGATAGAGCATGCGAAACCGCGTGCCTCGCTTAAGTGGCGAAAGTGGATTGGTCAACTGTCCCAGCTCATCAAGTGGAAGCGGTCCAGCAAGGCCACTGTGTGCCACATGGGAAGTAAGGTAAATGGAATCAACTTGATGGGGAAGGGCTGGATAGGGACTCTGACaaagaggaccaaagaataa